From a region of the Salmo trutta chromosome 10, fSalTru1.1, whole genome shotgun sequence genome:
- the LOC115200864 gene encoding noggin-3-like, with the protein MDNSYCFLAMSMLVLSLGFRIEEGMCQHYYLLRPIPSDTLPIVELNENPDPVLDPKERDLNETELRSNLGSHFDPHFMSITPPEDKYSGNEDLSDSEMRQKTSVAMPKEIKAMEFEIQQGKKHKPSKKLRRRLQLWLWSYTFCPVVYTWNDLGNRFWPRYVKVGSCYNKRSCSVPEGMICKPAKSAHFTILRWSCLQRKGGLKCAWIPVQYPIISECKCSCSN; encoded by the coding sequence ATGGATAACTCGTACTGTTTCCTGGCCATGTCCATGCTGGTTCTGTCCCTCGGGTTTAGGATAGAGGAGGGCATGTGCCAACATTACTACCTCCTCCGTCCCATCCCCAGCGACACTCTCCCCATAGTGGAGCTCAACGAGAACCCAGACCCTGTCCTGGATCCGAAAGAACGGGACCTGAACGAGACCGAACTAAGATCCAACTTGGGTAGTCACTTCGACCCCCACTTTATGTCCATCACACCGCCAGAGGACAAGTACTCGGGCAACGAGGACCTGAGCGACTCGGAGATGCGTCAGAAGACATCCGTCGCGATGCCCAAAGAGATCAAAGCCATGGAGTTTGAGATCCAGCAAGGCAAGAAGCACAAGCCCAGTAAAAAACTCAGAAGAAGGCTGCAACTGTGGCTGTGGTCTTACACCTTCTGTCCAGTTGTTTATACGTGGAACGACCTCGGGAACAGATTCTGGCCGCGCTACGTGAAGGTGGGGAGCTGCTACAATAAGCGTTCTTGTTCGGTCCCTGAAGGGATGATTTGCAAACCTGCCAAATCGGCCCATTTTACGATCTTAAGATGGAGTTGCCTGCAGAGAAAGGGAGGTCTGAAATGCGCTTGGATACCAGTTCAGTACCCCATTATATCTGAGTGCAAATGCTCCTGCTCGAACTGA